In Granulicatella elegans, one genomic interval encodes:
- a CDS encoding ABC transporter ATP-binding protein: MAIDKPLLEINNLHVGFRIKDDFYDAVDGVSLSLEKNEILAIVGESGCGKSTLATTIMGLHNKLNTKITGDIIYNDVNLVNLNETLYNKIRGNDIGMIFQDPLASLNPLMTIGAQIDEALLYHTDLDEKQRTERVLELLAQVGIPNPQRTFKQYPHELSGGMRQRVVIAIALSCKPPIIIADEPTTALDVTIQAQILDLLNEIQEETQSGIILITHDLGVVAETADRVAVMYAGQFVEIAPVEELFTNPKHPYTRSLLQSIPQAGSEGQELHVIEGTVPPLPSLPRTGCRFAPRIPWISDEEHEENPTLHEVGKGHFVRCTCYKNFHFEGEEA; encoded by the coding sequence TTGGCTATCGATAAACCATTATTAGAAATCAACAATTTACACGTTGGATTCCGTATTAAAGATGATTTTTATGATGCGGTTGATGGTGTTTCATTATCATTAGAGAAAAATGAAATTTTAGCAATTGTAGGGGAATCTGGATGTGGTAAATCTACATTAGCAACTACAATTATGGGCTTGCATAATAAATTAAACACAAAAATTACAGGGGACATTATTTATAATGATGTAAACTTAGTGAATTTAAATGAAACTTTATATAATAAAATTCGTGGAAATGATATTGGAATGATTTTCCAAGATCCATTGGCTTCATTAAACCCTTTAATGACGATTGGTGCTCAAATTGACGAAGCACTATTATATCATACAGATTTAGATGAAAAACAACGTACAGAACGTGTGTTAGAATTACTTGCACAAGTAGGGATTCCAAATCCACAACGTACATTTAAACAATACCCACATGAATTATCAGGTGGGATGCGTCAACGTGTTGTCATTGCGATTGCATTATCATGTAAACCGCCAATTATTATCGCTGACGAACCAACAACTGCGCTTGACGTAACCATTCAAGCACAAATCTTAGATTTATTAAATGAAATTCAAGAAGAAACACAATCAGGAATTATTTTAATTACGCACGACCTTGGGGTAGTTGCGGAAACTGCTGATCGTGTAGCTGTGATGTATGCTGGACAATTTGTTGAGATTGCTCCTGTAGAGGAATTATTTACAAATCCTAAACATCCATATACTCGTTCATTATTACAATCAATTCCTCAAGCTGGTTCAGAAGGACAAGAATTACACGTGATTGAAGGGACAGTTCCTCCGTTACCAAGCTTACCACGTACAGGATGCCGTTTTGCTCCTCGTATTCCATGGATTTCTGATGAAGAACATGAAGAAAATCCAACATTACACGAAGTTGGTAAAGGACATTTTGTTCGTTGTACATGTTATAAAAATTTCCATTTTGAAGGGGAGGAAGCATAA
- a CDS encoding oligopeptide ABC transporter substrate-binding protein: MKKQSKAILSSLAVVAVLGACSPKNSTDGVNDSNAKDRIFAKEVTHEGTPIKGGTLKYAIVSASPFSGLFIDELASDSTDAALTGYVDGTMFEYDANRKLVNSGLASLEFDVPGKTVKVTLNSKDYKWSDGQPVTIDDYIFAYEGIGDKDYTGVRYDANYKNIEGMEEFHNGQASSISGLEKIDDYSVKIHYKEMTPSMKLAGGPISSYIMPKHIFSTIPVKDWEQSDYVRGTKVVGLGAFTIESIVPGESVTYKANEYYYKGRPKLDKIVAELVSPDSIVSEMKAGKYDIASMPRAQFDTYKDLTNVTLLGSEDSAYEYIAFQLGKWDESISKNVMNPNAKMSDPVLRQAIAYALDIDQAGKSLYNGLQRGTNSLIIPFFKDVYNKDQEGFTYNPEKAKKMLDDAGYKDVDGDGLRENKDGSKLTINFVARTRDDANESLIQQYLLWWKEIGLDVQLVNGRTMEVNSFYDKVEANDPEIDMFTAGWNTGFDPDPTGLYGEDAKYNYTRFVSKEQTAIFNKINSESAFDDAKNFEYYKEWQKYVHDQAFVFPTLIGNQITAVNKRVKYYSTDIASNNPKNAINEMELVADTPVK; this comes from the coding sequence ATGAAAAAACAAAGCAAGGCAATCTTATCCTCACTTGCAGTAGTTGCTGTTTTAGGAGCATGTTCTCCGAAGAACTCTACAGATGGGGTAAATGACTCAAACGCAAAGGATAGAATATTTGCGAAGGAAGTTACTCATGAAGGAACACCAATAAAAGGTGGAACATTAAAATATGCCATCGTAAGTGCATCTCCTTTTAGTGGACTTTTTATTGATGAATTAGCTTCAGATTCAACAGATGCGGCTTTAACAGGCTATGTTGATGGAACAATGTTTGAATATGATGCAAATCGTAAACTAGTCAATTCAGGTTTAGCATCGTTAGAATTTGATGTTCCAGGTAAGACTGTTAAAGTAACATTAAATTCTAAAGATTATAAATGGTCTGATGGGCAACCGGTTACTATAGATGACTATATCTTTGCTTATGAAGGGATTGGAGATAAAGATTATACAGGTGTTCGTTATGATGCGAATTATAAAAATATCGAAGGAATGGAAGAATTTCATAATGGACAAGCATCTAGTATTTCAGGGTTAGAAAAAATTGATGATTATTCAGTAAAAATTCATTATAAAGAAATGACTCCATCCATGAAATTAGCAGGTGGACCAATTAGTTCTTACATTATGCCTAAACATATTTTTTCAACGATTCCTGTAAAAGATTGGGAACAAAGTGATTATGTTCGTGGAACAAAAGTAGTAGGCTTAGGCGCTTTTACCATTGAATCGATTGTTCCAGGTGAATCAGTGACTTATAAAGCAAATGAGTACTATTATAAAGGAAGACCAAAATTAGATAAGATAGTAGCAGAACTTGTTTCTCCAGATAGTATTGTTTCTGAAATGAAAGCAGGAAAATATGATATTGCTTCTATGCCAAGAGCTCAATTTGATACTTATAAAGATTTAACGAATGTTACTTTATTAGGTAGCGAGGATTCTGCTTATGAATATATTGCATTCCAATTAGGAAAATGGGATGAATCAATTAGTAAAAATGTCATGAATCCAAATGCCAAAATGTCTGACCCAGTTTTACGTCAAGCGATTGCTTATGCATTAGATATTGATCAAGCAGGAAAGAGTTTGTATAACGGATTGCAAAGAGGAACGAATTCTTTAATCATCCCTTTCTTCAAAGATGTTTATAACAAAGATCAAGAAGGATTTACGTATAATCCAGAAAAAGCTAAAAAAATGTTAGATGATGCAGGATATAAAGATGTAGATGGTGATGGATTAAGAGAAAATAAAGATGGTTCTAAATTAACGATTAACTTTGTGGCTCGTACGCGTGATGATGCGAATGAATCATTAATTCAACAATATTTATTATGGTGGAAAGAAATTGGATTAGATGTTCAATTAGTAAACGGACGTACAATGGAAGTGAATAGTTTCTATGATAAGGTAGAAGCAAATGACCCAGAAATTGATATGTTTACTGCAGGATGGAATACTGGTTTTGACCCAGATCCAACAGGGTTATATGGGGAAGACGCGAAGTATAACTATACTCGTTTTGTAAGTAAAGAACAAACAGCTATCTTCAATAAAATTAATTCTGAAAGTGCATTCGATGATGCTAAAAATTTTGAGTATTATAAAGAATGGCAAAAATATGTTCATGATCAAGCATTTGTTTTCCCAACTTTAATTGGGAATCAAATTACCGCTGTGAATAAACGAGTGAAATATTATAGTACGGATATCGCTTCGAATAATCCAAAAAATGCGATTAATGAAATGGAATTAGTGGCGGATACTCCAGTCAAATAA